One genomic region from Longimicrobiaceae bacterium encodes:
- a CDS encoding FeoA family protein, with protein sequence MRKLADMAPGDRGRVTRMEGDGEAVKRLMDMGLIRGTAVEVVRRAPLGDPIEVKVRGFMLTLRRSEAEHITVE encoded by the coding sequence GTGCGCAAGCTGGCCGACATGGCCCCCGGCGACCGGGGCCGCGTCACGCGGATGGAGGGTGACGGCGAGGCGGTGAAGCGGCTCATGGACATGGGCCTCATCCGCGGGACGGCGGTGGAGGTGGTTCGCCGGGCCCCGCTGGGCGACCCCATCGAGGTCAAGGTCCGCGGATTCATGCTGACGCTCCGCCGTTCCGAGGCGGAGCACATCACGGTGGAATGA
- a CDS encoding FeoA family protein, with protein MLKRLLGLRKTEKAVARRCAECPLAACATGCQAAVLRMECEGGEAHRLRHLGLFEGACVKVLDSRNGMLLEVKGSKLALGASLASSIKVLPLAG; from the coding sequence ATGCTGAAGCGGCTCCTCGGACTCAGGAAGACGGAGAAGGCGGTCGCCCGGCGCTGCGCCGAGTGCCCGCTGGCCGCGTGCGCCACGGGGTGCCAGGCCGCCGTGCTCCGCATGGAGTGCGAGGGCGGCGAGGCCCACCGGCTGCGCCACCTGGGGCTGTTCGAAGGCGCGTGCGTGAAGGTGCTGGACTCGCGCAACGGCATGCTGCTGGAGGTGAAGGGCTCGAAGCTGGCGCTGGGCGCGTCGCTCGCCTCCTCCATCAAGGTGCTCCCGCTGGCCGGCTGA